Proteins encoded together in one Bombus affinis isolate iyBomAffi1 chromosome 2, iyBomAffi1.2, whole genome shotgun sequence window:
- the LOC126928929 gene encoding coagulation factor X isoform X2 yields MYPRQEHRPASSSSTSSTSSNCLRSLPPLAGLDSQGMIARLLGANASLLFLLLFLATIRFAVCLDDVSSGNETFMSDGNNGTSWQRVVGQNSAVVQLPKNRSTKLSYFTNWSEWSVCDRHCTQNRVRRCRVKKKCSTTILREERTCQHNRKSRWRRCKQHQRRGHRQKDKFHVIQVPRKEAEPRQGRQRGKDQTIGYYGKWSRWSPCTRLCTTQRHRWCKKPGICGRDVIRESAYCYVEGSFCQRWIHRKIRGSQEEDSDDEFELNPNTVDSFIPEKNSHTWRCGVPSTQKTSRLSYFTRIIGGRPSTPGSWPWQVAVLNRFREAFCGGTLVSPRWVLTAAHCIRKRLYVRIGEHDLTVKEGTELELRVDSVTIHPEYDADTVDNDVAMLRLPVTLTASPSRGIACLPAPSQPLPANQLCTIIGWGKSRVTDDYGTDVLHEARIPIVSSEACRNVYVDYRITDNMFCAGYRRGKMDSCAGDSGGPILCQDPRRPNRPWTIFGITSFGEGCGKRGKFGIYARLSNYVRWISKVMKETDDFD; encoded by the exons ATGTATCCGCGACAGGAGCACCGGCCCGCTTCGTCGTCGAGCACGTCCTCGACGTCGTCGAACTGTCTGCGCTCGCTGCCCCCACTGGCAGGCCTCGATTCACAGGGCATGATCGCTCGACTGTTGGGGGCGAATGCGTCCCTCCTGTTCCTCCTGCTATTTCTCGCCACGATACGCTTCGCTGTCTGCCTCGACGACGTCTCG AGCGGAAACGAGACATTCATGAGCGACGGGAACAATGGCACTAGCTGGCAGCGCGTGGTCGGCCAGAATTCTGCTGTGGTGCAGTTACCAAAGAACA GATCCACGAAATTATCGTACTTCACGAACTGGAGCGAATGGAGCGTGTGTGATCGACACTGTACGCAGAATCGTGTTCGAAGGTGTCGCGTGAAGAAAAAATGTAGCACCACAATACTTAGA GAAGAACGAACCTGTCAGCATAACAGGAAGAGTAGGTGGAGGAGATGTAAGCAACATCAACGACGAGGTCATCGACAGAAGGATAAATTTCATGTTATACAG GTGCCTAGAAAGGAAGCAGAACCTAGGCAAGGGAGGCAGAGAGGTAAAGACCAAACCATAGGATATTATGGTAAATGGAGTAGATGGTCGCCCTGTACAAGATTATGTACCACTCAACGTCACAG GTGGTGCAAGAAACCTGGAATTTGCGGTCGCGACGTGATAAGGGAGAGTGCCTACTGTTACGTGGAGGGTAGCTTCTGCCAAAGATGGATTCATCGAAAAATTCGTGGAAGCCAAGAAGAGGATAGCGATG ACGAGTTCGAGTTGAATCCCAACACAGTCGATAGTTTTATCCCTGAAAAGAATTCTCATACTTGGAGATGTGGAGTTCCGAGCACTCAAAAGACATCTCGACTCTCTTATTTTACGAGGATCATCGGTGGCCGCCCATCGACTCCAGGAAGTTGGCCCTGGCAAGTTGCCGTGCTGAACAGATTTCGT gAGGCTTTCTGTGGAGGTACTTTGGTTTCACCAAGATGGGTATTAACAGCTGCACATTGTATCAGGAAACGACTTTATGTTCGCATTGGGGAGCACGATCTGACTGTGAAAGAGGGCACCGAACTGGAATTAAGG GTGGATTCGGTCACGATACATCCCGAATACGACGCAGACACAGTGGACAATGACGTCGCTATGTTGCGTCTTCCGGTTACTTTAACAGCATCACCATCCAGAGGAATCGCTTGTCTCCCAGCGCCTAGCCAGCCTCTACCCGCCAATCAACTGTGCACCATTATTGGCTGGGGAAAATCGCGAGTCACCGATGACTACGGAACCGACGTTCTTCACGAGGCACGG ATACCCATAGTTTCTTCAGAAGCATGTCGAAATGTCTACGTAGATTACAGAATCACCGATAACATGTTCTGCGCGGGATATCGTCGCGGAAAAATGGATTCATGCGCGGGTGACAGCGGAGGCCCGATTCTGTGTCAGGATCCCAGGAGACCCAATCGTCCGTGGACCATTTTTGGTATTACTAGTTTCGGCGAAGGTTGTGGCAAACGTGGAAAGTTCGGAATATACGCCAGACTATCGAACTACGTTCGCTGGATCAGCAAAGTGATGAAAGAAACTGATGATTTTGATTGA
- the LOC126928929 gene encoding coagulation factor VII isoform X1 produces the protein MYPRQEHRPASSSSTSSTSSNCLRSLPPLAGLDSQGMIARLLGANASLLFLLLFLATIRFAVCLDDVSSGNETFMSDGNNGTSWQRVVGQNSAVVQLPKNRSTKLSYFTNWSEWSVCDRHCTQNRVRRCRVKKKCSTTILREERTCQHNRKSRWRRCKQHQRRGHRQKDKFHVIQVPRKEAEPRQGRQRGKDQTIGYYGKWSRWSPCTRLCTTQRHRWCKKPGICGRDVIRESAYCYVEGSFCQRWIHRKIRGSQEEDSDDIVLDEFELNPNTVDSFIPEKNSHTWRCGVPSTQKTSRLSYFTRIIGGRPSTPGSWPWQVAVLNRFREAFCGGTLVSPRWVLTAAHCIRKRLYVRIGEHDLTVKEGTELELRVDSVTIHPEYDADTVDNDVAMLRLPVTLTASPSRGIACLPAPSQPLPANQLCTIIGWGKSRVTDDYGTDVLHEARIPIVSSEACRNVYVDYRITDNMFCAGYRRGKMDSCAGDSGGPILCQDPRRPNRPWTIFGITSFGEGCGKRGKFGIYARLSNYVRWISKVMKETDDFD, from the exons ATGTATCCGCGACAGGAGCACCGGCCCGCTTCGTCGTCGAGCACGTCCTCGACGTCGTCGAACTGTCTGCGCTCGCTGCCCCCACTGGCAGGCCTCGATTCACAGGGCATGATCGCTCGACTGTTGGGGGCGAATGCGTCCCTCCTGTTCCTCCTGCTATTTCTCGCCACGATACGCTTCGCTGTCTGCCTCGACGACGTCTCG AGCGGAAACGAGACATTCATGAGCGACGGGAACAATGGCACTAGCTGGCAGCGCGTGGTCGGCCAGAATTCTGCTGTGGTGCAGTTACCAAAGAACA GATCCACGAAATTATCGTACTTCACGAACTGGAGCGAATGGAGCGTGTGTGATCGACACTGTACGCAGAATCGTGTTCGAAGGTGTCGCGTGAAGAAAAAATGTAGCACCACAATACTTAGA GAAGAACGAACCTGTCAGCATAACAGGAAGAGTAGGTGGAGGAGATGTAAGCAACATCAACGACGAGGTCATCGACAGAAGGATAAATTTCATGTTATACAG GTGCCTAGAAAGGAAGCAGAACCTAGGCAAGGGAGGCAGAGAGGTAAAGACCAAACCATAGGATATTATGGTAAATGGAGTAGATGGTCGCCCTGTACAAGATTATGTACCACTCAACGTCACAG GTGGTGCAAGAAACCTGGAATTTGCGGTCGCGACGTGATAAGGGAGAGTGCCTACTGTTACGTGGAGGGTAGCTTCTGCCAAAGATGGATTCATCGAAAAATTCGTGGAAGCCAAGAAGAGGATAGCGATG ATATCGTATTAGACGAGTTCGAGTTGAATCCCAACACAGTCGATAGTTTTATCCCTGAAAAGAATTCTCATACTTGGAGATGTGGAGTTCCGAGCACTCAAAAGACATCTCGACTCTCTTATTTTACGAGGATCATCGGTGGCCGCCCATCGACTCCAGGAAGTTGGCCCTGGCAAGTTGCCGTGCTGAACAGATTTCGT gAGGCTTTCTGTGGAGGTACTTTGGTTTCACCAAGATGGGTATTAACAGCTGCACATTGTATCAGGAAACGACTTTATGTTCGCATTGGGGAGCACGATCTGACTGTGAAAGAGGGCACCGAACTGGAATTAAGG GTGGATTCGGTCACGATACATCCCGAATACGACGCAGACACAGTGGACAATGACGTCGCTATGTTGCGTCTTCCGGTTACTTTAACAGCATCACCATCCAGAGGAATCGCTTGTCTCCCAGCGCCTAGCCAGCCTCTACCCGCCAATCAACTGTGCACCATTATTGGCTGGGGAAAATCGCGAGTCACCGATGACTACGGAACCGACGTTCTTCACGAGGCACGG ATACCCATAGTTTCTTCAGAAGCATGTCGAAATGTCTACGTAGATTACAGAATCACCGATAACATGTTCTGCGCGGGATATCGTCGCGGAAAAATGGATTCATGCGCGGGTGACAGCGGAGGCCCGATTCTGTGTCAGGATCCCAGGAGACCCAATCGTCCGTGGACCATTTTTGGTATTACTAGTTTCGGCGAAGGTTGTGGCAAACGTGGAAAGTTCGGAATATACGCCAGACTATCGAACTACGTTCGCTGGATCAGCAAAGTGATGAAAGAAACTGATGATTTTGATTGA
- the LOC126928929 gene encoding chymotrypsinogen B isoform X3: MSDGNNGTSWQRVVGQNSAVVQLPKNRSTKLSYFTNWSEWSVCDRHCTQNRVRRCRVKKKCSTTILREERTCQHNRKSRWRRCKQHQRRGHRQKDKFHVIQVPRKEAEPRQGRQRGKDQTIGYYGKWSRWSPCTRLCTTQRHRWCKKPGICGRDVIRESAYCYVEGSFCQRWIHRKIRGSQEEDSDDIVLDEFELNPNTVDSFIPEKNSHTWRCGVPSTQKTSRLSYFTRIIGGRPSTPGSWPWQVAVLNRFREAFCGGTLVSPRWVLTAAHCIRKRLYVRIGEHDLTVKEGTELELRVDSVTIHPEYDADTVDNDVAMLRLPVTLTASPSRGIACLPAPSQPLPANQLCTIIGWGKSRVTDDYGTDVLHEARIPIVSSEACRNVYVDYRITDNMFCAGYRRGKMDSCAGDSGGPILCQDPRRPNRPWTIFGITSFGEGCGKRGKFGIYARLSNYVRWISKVMKETDDFD, encoded by the exons ATGAGCGACGGGAACAATGGCACTAGCTGGCAGCGCGTGGTCGGCCAGAATTCTGCTGTGGTGCAGTTACCAAAGAACA GATCCACGAAATTATCGTACTTCACGAACTGGAGCGAATGGAGCGTGTGTGATCGACACTGTACGCAGAATCGTGTTCGAAGGTGTCGCGTGAAGAAAAAATGTAGCACCACAATACTTAGA GAAGAACGAACCTGTCAGCATAACAGGAAGAGTAGGTGGAGGAGATGTAAGCAACATCAACGACGAGGTCATCGACAGAAGGATAAATTTCATGTTATACAG GTGCCTAGAAAGGAAGCAGAACCTAGGCAAGGGAGGCAGAGAGGTAAAGACCAAACCATAGGATATTATGGTAAATGGAGTAGATGGTCGCCCTGTACAAGATTATGTACCACTCAACGTCACAG GTGGTGCAAGAAACCTGGAATTTGCGGTCGCGACGTGATAAGGGAGAGTGCCTACTGTTACGTGGAGGGTAGCTTCTGCCAAAGATGGATTCATCGAAAAATTCGTGGAAGCCAAGAAGAGGATAGCGATG ATATCGTATTAGACGAGTTCGAGTTGAATCCCAACACAGTCGATAGTTTTATCCCTGAAAAGAATTCTCATACTTGGAGATGTGGAGTTCCGAGCACTCAAAAGACATCTCGACTCTCTTATTTTACGAGGATCATCGGTGGCCGCCCATCGACTCCAGGAAGTTGGCCCTGGCAAGTTGCCGTGCTGAACAGATTTCGT gAGGCTTTCTGTGGAGGTACTTTGGTTTCACCAAGATGGGTATTAACAGCTGCACATTGTATCAGGAAACGACTTTATGTTCGCATTGGGGAGCACGATCTGACTGTGAAAGAGGGCACCGAACTGGAATTAAGG GTGGATTCGGTCACGATACATCCCGAATACGACGCAGACACAGTGGACAATGACGTCGCTATGTTGCGTCTTCCGGTTACTTTAACAGCATCACCATCCAGAGGAATCGCTTGTCTCCCAGCGCCTAGCCAGCCTCTACCCGCCAATCAACTGTGCACCATTATTGGCTGGGGAAAATCGCGAGTCACCGATGACTACGGAACCGACGTTCTTCACGAGGCACGG ATACCCATAGTTTCTTCAGAAGCATGTCGAAATGTCTACGTAGATTACAGAATCACCGATAACATGTTCTGCGCGGGATATCGTCGCGGAAAAATGGATTCATGCGCGGGTGACAGCGGAGGCCCGATTCTGTGTCAGGATCCCAGGAGACCCAATCGTCCGTGGACCATTTTTGGTATTACTAGTTTCGGCGAAGGTTGTGGCAAACGTGGAAAGTTCGGAATATACGCCAGACTATCGAACTACGTTCGCTGGATCAGCAAAGTGATGAAAGAAACTGATGATTTTGATTGA
- the LOC126928967 gene encoding uncharacterized protein LOC126928967 isoform X1 has translation MANETSFPILLIVLFVFCCIQQGLCIKCWVCRSDSDPKCADPFDNTTVPITDCKQEPDLEHLPGVRPTMCRKIRQKVNGVWRYFRSCAYMGEPGIEGDERFCLMRTGTYNIFMEYCTCNSKDGCNAASYNHRSIFASIIALAISLRYVLVYT, from the exons ATGGCAAACGAAACAAGTTTTCCTATTTTATTAATAGTATTATTCGTTTTCTGTTGTATTCAGCAAG GATTATGTATCAAATGCTGGGTTTGCAGATCCGATTCTGATCCAAAATGTGCAGATCCATTTGATAATACCACTGTACCGATAACTGACTGTAAACAAGAACCTGACTTAGAGCATTTGCCAGGTGTAAGGCCTACCATGTGTCGTAAAATTCGTCAAAAAG tCAATGGTGTATGGAGATATTTTCGTAGTTGTGCGTATATGGGAGAACCAGGAATTGAGGGGGATGAAAGATTTTGCCTTATGAGGACAGGaacgtataatatatttatggaatattGTACTTGCAATAGCAAAGATGGCTGCAATGCAGCCTCGTACAATCATAGAAGCATATTTGCTTCAATTATAGCTTTAGCAATTTCGTTAAGATATGTACTTGTTTATACTTAA
- the LOC126928967 gene encoding uncharacterized protein LOC126928967 isoform X2 gives MANETSFPILLIVLFVFCCIQQGLCIKCWVCRSDSDPKCADPFDNTTVPITDCKQEPDLEHLPGVRPTMCRKIRQKAYKGNKKTHRRNNTTASASCQTLDFNPTIIIYFISNVSYGDKGTLYDSHTTLLSSKIRESMTVLM, from the exons ATGGCAAACGAAACAAGTTTTCCTATTTTATTAATAGTATTATTCGTTTTCTGTTGTATTCAGCAAG GATTATGTATCAAATGCTGGGTTTGCAGATCCGATTCTGATCCAAAATGTGCAGATCCATTTGATAATACCACTGTACCGATAACTGACTGTAAACAAGAACCTGACTTAGAGCATTTGCCAGGTGTAAGGCCTACCATGTGTCGTAAAATTCGTCAAAAAG CATACAAAGGAAACAAGAAAACACATCGCAGAAATAACACGACGGCAAGTGCATCGTGCCAGACTCTCGATTTCAACCCGaccattataatttattttatttcaaacgtATCGTACGGAGATAAGGGGACGTTGTACGATTCCCACACAACCTTATTGTCTTCTAAGATTCGTGAGTCAATGACGGTTTTGATGTAG
- the LOC126928939 gene encoding uncharacterized protein LOC126928939 codes for MALAKIKSFIDTGLKTVSTPLDRTVNLEPEVGIRIVHSINEKALHVTVLGARHLPQNFGFTRVNSYVVKVKLIPGKEKFETTSKNESWPQWNEEFTFPLRKETKQKFGKTKVVEEEISGSRFIVATLYAVLEDKPLIATEKKEEKTSSSTKESPKKGNKKKDGQGASSENQEPTKNKLLSQFFNKGSDKSADTTSTERKLFDKRRTVGATTISLDPKNFTSKPHKAKHPSDVSTGDMWKPLRPIASGISGAEDRKENKKGQVELSLCQEKTDKNEEGSEKLTLSLHRLRCSLQTMHEHEALKGQMYIKMSVVDNGRVTHFWKSDRFAPCVSMKFAPDSARVIADNPYQGALKDVSFVVKFVSKNKLGKKTTVGHFVIGPDVGGTYGEQWKQALAKSGQQITKWQAFE; via the exons ATGGCTTTGGCAAAGATCAAGAGTTTTATAGACACGGGGCTGAAGACCGTGTCCACGCCGTTAGATCGCACGGTGAATCTGGAACCGGAAGTGGGCATTAGGATCGTTCATTCGATCAACGAGAAAGCGCTGCATGTGACGGTACTGGGTGCTCGTCACTTACCACAGAATTTTGGCTTCACGCGCGTCAACAGCTACGTAGTCAAG GTGAAGCTAATACCGGGAAAGGAGAAGTTCGAGACAACGTCGAAGAACGAGTCGTGGCCGCAATGGAACGAGGAATTCACGTTTCCTCTACGCAAAGAGACGAAACAGAAATTTGGTAAAACAAAAGTGGTAGAAGAAGAGATCAGTGGATCCAGGTTCATCGTGGCGACTTTGTACGCGGTTCTCGAGGACAAACCATTGATAGCGACtgagaagaaggaagagaagaCCTCGTCTTCCACTAAAGAATCTCCAAAAAAGGGGAACAAGAAAAAAGATGGTCAGGGTGCCTCTTCGGAGAATCAAGAGCCAACGAAGAATAAATTACTCAGTCAGTTCTTTAATAAGGGATCGGATAAATCTGCGGACACTACAAGCACGGAAAGGAAACTGTTTGATAAGAGACGAACTGTAGGCGCCACGACGATTTCCCTGGACCCGAAAAACTTTACCTCGAAGCCACACAAAGCAAAACACCCAAGTGATGTGTCGACTGGAGATATGTGGAAGCCATTGCGACCAATTGCTAGTGGCATTTCTGGAGCTGAAGACAGg AAGGAAAATAAGAAAGGCCAAGTAGAGTTGTCACTGTGCCAAGAAAAGACGGACAAGAATGAAGAGGGTAGCGAAAAACTGACACTGTCTCTGCATCGTCTGAGATGTTCGTTACAGACAATGCACGAGCATGAAGCCTTGAAAGGACAGATGTATATCAAGATGTCTGTTGTAGACAACGGTAGAGTGACTCATTTCTGGAAAAGCGATCGTTTCGCACCTTGCGTGTCTATGAAATTCGCGCCAGACTCGGCAAGAGTGATCGCGGATAATCCGTATCAGGGAGCATTGAAGGATGTTAGCTTCGTTGTTAAATTCGTCTCGAAAAATAAATTAG GAAAGAAAACGACTGTTGGTCATTTTGTAATAGGACCAGATGTTGGTGGAACCTATGGTGAACAGTGGAAACAGGCTCTAGCGAAATCGGGACAACAGATAACGAAATGGCAGGCATTCGAGTGA